Proteins co-encoded in one Plasmodium reichenowi strain SY57 chromosome 10, whole genome shotgun sequence genomic window:
- a CDS encoding prohibitin, putative translates to MYKFKFKLRNIYKILFKPYINMNTPPNFDIHQVKKLGKLGATIGAIIGVTSFGSWFFKNSLYNVEAGKRAIKYNRIFGLSNKIYGEGTHFLIPFFERSIIYDVRTKPRVLMSLTGSRDLQMVNITCRVLSRPNEKKLVEIYRTLGKEYDEKVLPSIINEVLKSVVAQYNASQLITQREVVSKSVREQLVQRAKDFNILLDDASITHLSFSNEYEKAVEAKQVAQQEAERSKYVVLKAEQEKKSTIIKAQGEAEVAKLIGLAVKDNPAFMELKKIELSREVSNIISKCQNKVMLPTDSLLINFTK, encoded by the coding sequence atgtataaatttaaatttaaattaagGAACATCTATAAAATTCTTTTCAAGCcttatattaatatgaatacTCCTCCTAATTTTGACATACATCAGGTTAAGAAATTAGGGAAATTAGGTGCAACTATAGGAGCAATAATAGGTGTAACTTCATTTGGTAGTTggttttttaaaaatagCTTATATAATGTAGAGGCGGGGAAACGAgctataaaatataatagaaTATTTGGCTTgtcaaataaaatatacgGTGAAGGTACACACTTTTTAATACCATTTTTTGAGAGATCCATAATATATGATGTAAGAACCAAACCTAGAGTATTAATGTCATTAACAGGTTCTCGAGATCTACAAATGGTAAACATAACATGTCGTGTATTATCAAGACcaaatgaaaagaaattagtagaaatatatagaaCCTTAGGAAAGgaatatgatgaaaaagTATTACCATCAATTATTAATGAAGTTTTAAAAAGTGTTGTAGCACAATATAATGCTTCTCAGTTAATTACTCAAAGAGAAGTTGTAAGTAAATCAGTACGTGAACAATTAGTACAAAGAGCAAAAGATTTTAATATACTTCTTGATGATGCATCTATTACTCATTTGAGCTTTAGTAatgaatatgaaaaagCTGTTGAAGCTAAGCAAGTTGCACAACAAGAAGCAGAAAGAAGTAAATATGTTGTTCTTAAAGCAGAGcaagaaaaaaaatctaCAATTATTAAAGCACAAGGAGAAGCTGAAGTAGCCAAATTAATAGGTCTTGCTGTTAAGGACAATCCTGCATTTATggaattaaaaaaaattgaattGTCAAGAGAAGTTTCAAATATCATATCAAAATGTCAAAATAAGGTTATGTTACCTACGGATTCGTTGTTGATaaattttacaaaataa
- a CDS encoding hypothetical protein (conserved Plasmodium protein, unknown function) — MDEKIELLINIIKKWTNKYAYKIYIKGMNEEKQEHYYNVTFFNQKEKESTSNCTINTYFVITEIKLIDIKNFCTSIQNENKYYVTFNFENENLMRTTDMNLDYEAWIDKLIKDKEKLRNNIDLSSEFMKSRFIKPLDEKSVASILDKVKEERENTEKREKEEEEEKKKNALKKKNLKYSKKENILEKKSSYEDTYAVEKINSKTDFNIDNGNTELKNGSTKNDENNKLNEARSFLKNILYFYFTDIDIKKKGKLKYNNYVEILKMVNYKMCISYKHMHKTTSIECVENDQEKRNEMEDNRNNEKIVNFHFEHFKGPFLFDSDEGIYSSTDHNSSDEYSFNDNKDIKKKQIAIKDEKKYLQNLFSINNKEIDLIKDISIYKNNNFNGSNIFFNEYNNDDIYSELFIFNNDNEYYKYVFTDNYYDLLLYISYADEDDRGCIFYNNYINSLTQYLYELKKNREEHFHIFNLNDLYLYKQLLYTCYENELSFIYQTFLVQFKKFDTSDSGYIHRNHLKFILQENDHIISRQEYKLLMHIFDCNDDNYVYYNNFKEVILRLRFEGIKNSIYEKDKKLLQKYLCEQLIKNNLKNKKKMHIFDCKNVLDFCDKLYLNKNVIHIILSSLNFDENLELDVTLFLQVSITIIMNSIKLENMQKIYNIITDEKEKKKEFQNGQSNINFKGKKDNIKIEKTNIPALELVERTLTKLFKVLDEKNEDYLKINDFIETLLEFNKKKKIIDIKAICRLNINELQGFVGEINAGQQKNAFLHENIKDSTNYELYKKKKIHYASHIHKWCSKTYQIRSCEYYSYFLNYPNELIELDDEINKKLLFCEEKKD; from the exons ATGGATGAAAAAAtagaattattaattaatataataaaaaaatggacGAATAA GTAtgcatataaaatatatattaaaggAATGAATGAGGAGAAACAAGAGCACTA TTATAATgttactttttttaatcaaaaagaaaaggaatCTACTTCAAATTGTACAATAAATACATACTTTGTCATAACAGAGATAAAATTAATAgacataaaaaatttttgtACTTCTATTCAAAATGAGaacaaatattatgttaCTTTTAATTTCGAAAATGAAAACTTAATGAGAACTACAGATATGAACTTGGACTATGAAGCTTGGATAGATAA ATTAATTAAAGATAAAGAGAAACTAAGGAACAACATAGATTTATCATCAGA ATTTATGAAATCAAGATTTATTAAACCTCTTGATGAGAAAAGTGTTGCTTCGATTTTAGATAAAGTAAAAGAGGAACGAGAAAACACTGAAAAAAGAGAGAAAGAggaagaagaagaaaagaaaaaaaatgccttaaaaaagaaaaaccTAAAATACTCAAAgaaggaaaatatattagaaaaGAAATCATCTTATGAAGACACATATGCAgtagaaaaaataaattcaaAAACGGATTTCAATATTGACAATGGAAATActgaattaaaaaatggcagcacaaaaaatgatgagaataataaattgAATGAAGCACgttcatttttaaaaaatattttatatttttattttacagatatagatataaagaaaaagg GAAAACTCAAATACAATAATTATGttgaaatattaaaaatggTGAATTACAAAATGTGCATCAGTTATAAACATATGCATAAAACTACTTCAATAGAATGTGTAGAAAATGAtcaagaaaaaagaaacgAAATGGAAGACAATCgaaataatgaaaaaatagttaattttcattttgaacattttaaaggaccatttttatttgattcAGATGAAGGCATATATTCAAGTACAGATCATAATTCAAGTGATGAGTATTCatttaatgataataaggatataaagaaaaaacaaatagcaattaaagatgaaaaaaaatatcttcAGAATTTATTtagtattaataataaagagaTCGATTTAATTAAAGACattagtatatataaaaataacaacTTTAATGGaagtaatatattttttaatgaatataataatgatgatatatattcagaattatttatatttaataatgacaacgaatattataaatatgtgtttactgataattattatgatttgttattatatatatcatatgCTGATGAAGACGACCGAGGATgcatattttataataattatattaatagtttaacacaatatttatatgagttaaaaaaaaatagagAAGAACATttccatatatttaatttgaatgatttgtatttatataaacaattattatacacatgttatgaaaatgaattaagttttatatatcaaaCCTTTTTAGTTCagtttaaaaaatttgaCACAAGTGATAGTGGATATATACATAGAAATCATTTgaaatttattttacaaGAAAATGATCACATAATATCAAGACAAGAGTATAAACTGTTAATGCATATTTTTGATTgtaatgatgataattatgTTTACTACAACAATTTTAAGGAAGTTATTCTAAGATTACG ATTTGAGGGTATAAAAAACAGcatatatgaaaaagataaaaagttacttcaaaaatatttatgtgaacaactcataaaaaataacttgaaaaataaaaaaaaaatgcaTATATTTGATTGTAAAAATGTTCTTGATTTTTGTGATAAATTATATCTAAACAAAAATGTgattcatataatattgtcATCCCTTAATTTTGATGAAAATTTAGAATTAGATGTTACCTTATTTTTACAAGTTtctattactattattatgaatagTATCAAATTAGAGAATATGCAAAAGATATACAATATCATAACAGAcgaaaaagaaaaaaaaaaagaatttcAAAATGGACAATCgaatattaattttaaaggaaaaaaggataacataaaaatagaaaag ACTAATATTCCCGCTTTGGAATTAGTCGAGAGAACTTTGACAAAGTTGTTTAAGGTGTTGGATGAGAAAAATGAAg attatttaaaaataaacgATTTTATTGAAACACTTTTGGAATTcaataaaaagaaaaaaatcatTGATATAAAAGCGATATGCAgattaaatataaatgaattacAAGGATTCGTAGGAGAAATAAATGCTGGTCAACAGAAAAATGCTTTTTTacatgaaaatataaaagatagTACAAATTATGAactatataaaaaaaaaaaaattcattatGCATCTCATATACATAAATGGTGTTCTAAAACCTATCAAATAAG GTCATGTGAATATTATAGCTATTTCCTGAATTATCCAAATGAACTAATAGAACTAgat GATGAAATAAACAAGAAATTATTGTTTTGCGAGGAGAAGAAAGActaa